A stretch of Lactuca sativa cultivar Salinas chromosome 6, Lsat_Salinas_v11, whole genome shotgun sequence DNA encodes these proteins:
- the LOC111895535 gene encoding uncharacterized protein LOC111895535: MIEERRGAPYGILLAVVVVVLIGIPMFLGDGGEAVTEFIAELLSPLGLLLLPIVLLLLIQYLSSDSGSFVSNIFSTGEPNSIHRASGSPVGVGLVLLLVLFLLYNKFSIFGGDEDSDE; the protein is encoded by the coding sequence ATGATAGAGGAAAGAAGAGGAGCTCCCTATGGAATACTACTCGCCGTCGTGGTGGTGGTGTTGATCGGAATCCCTATGTTCCTAGGCGACGGAGGTGAAGCAGTGACGGAGTTCATAGCAGAGCTTCTCAGCCCATTAGGTCTCTTACTCCTTCCCATCGTCCTCCTGTTACTCATTCAATATCTCTCCTCCGATTCTGGATCTTTCGTCTCCAACATCTTCTCCACCGGTGAACCTAACTCTATCCACCGTGCCAGTGGATCTCCGGTCGGCGTCGGACTTGTCCTTCTCCTCGTACTCTTCCTTCTTTACAACAAGTTCTCCATCTTCGGCGGCGATGAAGATTCCGACGAGTAG
- the LOC111895544 gene encoding 60S ribosomal protein L30 produces MVSGKKTKKTHESINNRLALVMKSGKYTLGYKTVLESLRSSKGKLIIISNNCPPLRKSEIEYYAMLAKVGVHHYNGNNVDLGTACGKYFRVSCLSIIDAGDSDIIKSLPGDQ; encoded by the exons ATGGTGTCAGGAAAGAAAACG AAGAAGACTCATGAGAGTATCAACAACAGGCTGGCTCTTGTCATGAAGAGTGGAAAGTACACTCTTGGTTACAAGACTGTTCTTGAGTCCCTCAGAAGCTCCAAAG GTAAACTGATCATCATTTCCAACAATTGTCCACCCTTGAGGAAATCTGAGATTGAGTACTATGCAATGCTTGCCAAGGTTGGGGTTCACCATTACAATGGAA acaATGTTGATCTTGGAACTGCATGTGGGAAGTATTTCCGGGTGTCATGTTTAAGTATCATCGATGCAG GTGATTCTGACATCATCAAAAGTCTTCCAGGAGACCAGTGA
- the LOC111895552 gene encoding chaperone protein dnaJ 49: MDGNKDEAMKCVAIAKEAIASGNKERALKFIGIAQRLNHNLSVDDLLAACENLDSANPSSSNGKNHVENKPVNGKHVEGMNGDANYTEEHVQLVRKIRRNTDYYEILGVEKTCSVDEIKKAYRKLSLKVHPDKNKAPGSEEAFKKVGKAFKCLSDEGLRSQYDQTGLGEGEEYNNQYNVRRRRRRTGQSVFEDEFDADEIFRSFFGQGDMFRAAHVYRTRRAGAGAGGQAREDTGGATGPNLMLLLQLLPFLLIIVLACLPFSEPEYSLQRNYTYQFSKMTEEYGVEFYVKSSEFDHKYPVGSPARGNIEKSVIRDYKNILWRYCNVEQQRRTWNRNLPTPHCDKLRSLGVY; the protein is encoded by the coding sequence ATGGATGGTAATAAGGATGAAGCAATGAAGTGTGTTGCCATTGCTAAAGAAGCGATTGCATCTGGTAACAAAGAGCGTGCTTTGAAGTTCATCGGCATTGCTCAGAGGCTAAACCATAATCTAAGTGTAGATGATCTTTTAGCAGCCTGTGAAAATCTTGATTCTGCAAATCCAAGTTCATCAAACGGTAAAAATCATGTTGAAAACAAGCCTGTGAATGGAAAGCATGTGGAGGGTATGAATGGAGATGCAAATTACACAGAGGAACATGTCCAATTAGTTCGTAAGATCAGAAGAAACACAGACTATTACGAGATTCTTGGTGTTGAAAAGACTTGTTCTGTTGATGAGATTAAGAAAGCTTACAGGAAATTATCATTGAAAGTTCATCCTGATAAGAACAAAGCCCCTGGATCTGAAGAGGCATTCAAGAAAGTTGGCAAAGCATTCAAGTGTCTGAGTGATGAAGGGTTGAGAAGCCAGTATGATCAAACAGGTTTGGGTGAAGGAGAAGAGTATAACAATCAGTATAAtgtaaggagaagaagaaggagaacagGACAAAGTGTGTTTGAAGATGAATTCGATGCTGATGAGATCTTTAGGTCGTTTTTCGGGCAAGGCGACATGTTTCGGGCAGCTCATGTGTACAGGACTAGACGGGCAGGGGCAGGGGCAGGCGGGCAGGCTAGAGAGGATACGGGTGGAGCAACGGGTCCTAATCTGATGTTGCTTCTTCAGCTGTTACCATTTTTGCTAATCATAGTGCTTGCTTGTCTTCCATTTTCTGAGCCTGAATATTCATTACAAAGAAACTATACTTATCAGTTTTCAAAGATGACTGAGGAATATGGAGTGGAGTTTTATGTGAAATCCTCTGAGTTTGATCATAAATACCCTGTTGGAAGTCCTGCAAGGGGTAATATTGAGAAGAGTGTTATCAGAGATTATAAAAATATTCTTTGGCGTTATTGTAATGTGGAACAACAGAGGCGTACATGGAACAGAAACTTGCCAACTCCTCACTGTGACAAGCTTCGAAGCCTAGGAGTATACTGA